One genomic region from Euzebyales bacterium encodes:
- a CDS encoding crosslink repair DNA glycosylase YcaQ family protein produces MHISRGCAGSLERAIVIDGHTYGTWKRTVTARSVTVLATLSGPLGAAQRDELERAVRRFGRFLQRDASLEVRHGL; encoded by the coding sequence TTGCACATCAGCCGCGGGTGCGCTGGATCGCTGGAGCGGGCGATCGTCATCGACGGCCACACCTACGGAACCTGGAAGCGGACGGTCACGGCGCGCTCGGTGACCGTCCTGGCGACGCTGTCCGGACCGCTCGGCGCAGCGCAGCGCGACGAGCTGGAGCGCGCGGTCCGACGGTTCGGGCGTTTCCTGCAGCGCGATGCCTCCCTGGAGGTGCGCCACGGCCTGTGA